In Temnothorax longispinosus isolate EJ_2023e chromosome 2, Tlon_JGU_v1, whole genome shotgun sequence, one DNA window encodes the following:
- the LOC139808573 gene encoding uncharacterized protein isoform X2, translating into MVVFGGNATRYLLCSLNKKNVWQVPLNLHMEKGTFITLSCNGGGYVHLTGYYKNPKLSDPSAVISKVISAHIHEGLNTIDDTKDYLKQNREKVEYQRIIHGSWLVQKINAEEENQENGRKAKSKRKANSQEDRAAKRTKPSANSNENRSNDDDCDQNIENLGKLIENNNYYFENGDNSDCDENEGDSDYDEDEDESDYDGYSSSFYSGTTYVSTSSGCDSDNDEIKMQSEEDTSQGEEKNEKQKQEKKVTGEEAVEKQKDKKKKKRKQRGINKWVLSSGVRVKRLKPGTGKVAEVGKFVTTYYLACFMHGVEVTKLNHCLDGRGFRFKLGAGYVPHGVDEGIVGMKVGEKRRLLIPPRMMGKGSGGAKPRVPPGSTLVYDVELIKVE; encoded by the exons ATGGTGGTTTTTGGTGGGAATGCAACGAGATATCTGCTTTGCTCTTTAAACAAGAAGAACGTGTGGCAAGTACCGCTCAACTTACACATGGAAAAGGGAACTTTTATAACACTTTCATGCAACGGCGGAGGTTACGTACACTTAACTGGGTATTACAAAAATCCCAAGTTAAGCGATCCGAGCGCGGTGATATCGAAAGTTATATCTGCGCATATACATGAAGGCTTAAATACTATAGACGACACAAAGGACTATTTGAAACAGAACCGTGAGAAAGTGGAATACCAAAGAATAATACACGGATCCTGGCTGGTACAAAAGATAAATGCAGAAGAAGAAAACCaagaaaatggaagaaaagCCAAGtcgaaaagaaaagcaaattCTCAGGAAGACCGGGCAGCAAAGCGCACGAAACCGTCGGCTAACTCCAATGAGAATCGCAGTAATGATGATGATTGTGATCagaatatagaaaatttagGAAAACTTAttgagaataataattattactttgaaAATGGGGACAACTCCGATTGCGATGAGAACGAGGGCGACTCAGATTACGATGAGGATGAGGACGAGTCTGATTACGATGGTTATTCCAGTAGCTTTTACAGTGGTACTACTTATGTGTCAACATCATCAGGCTGTGATAGTGATAATGATGAAATCAAGATGCAAAGTGAAGAGGACACATCTCAAggggaagaaaaaaatgaaaaacagaAGCAAGAGAAGAAAGTAACCGGAGAAGAAGCTGTCGAGAAACAGAAagataagaagaaaaagaaacggaaGCAGCGAGGAATTAATAAATGGGTTTTGTCCAGTGGTGTACGAGTGAAACGGCTAAAACCTGGCACCGGCAAAGTCGCGGAAGTGGGCAAATTTGTCACAACTTATTATTTGGCTTGTTTCATGCATGGGGTTGAAGTAACAAAGCTCAATCATTGCTTAGATGGACGTGGCTTCAGATTTAAACTCGGTGCGGGTTATGTGCCCCACGGTGTGGATGAAGGAATAGTTGGAATGAAAGTTGGCGAAAAACGTCGTCTTCTAATACCACCGAGAATGATGGG aaaggGATCTGGTGGCGCTAAACCACGTGTCCCTCCTGGTTCCACACTTGTATATGACGTCGAACTTATAAAAGTcgagtaa
- the LOC139808575 gene encoding odorant receptor 63a-like isoform X1, with translation MLAHIQREHSINKIFLSCLGLWPFQSKLARSLIPICYLAIEISYYPLEVLMIYDHWKDTRLLFDCGSQLVLLTTFVAKLLNELLNHDKIQSLYETMDNHWNIFKSESELQILKNYSTISRKFTIFYALMMYSMVTVFILIPLTPVFLDIIWPLNESRPRLFAVAVELRIDQEKYYTPVFCYNISIIVLGVIIMVGVDSIYVVCTAHACGLFSIISQQFEEVLSKLDITKQVSKYERCLNEKFELSSEKEMYQQYIMCLKKYQLALEFVNILNSIYQVIALFLLLLNGITISLVGIRVVYILDQLKEVARFGFIIIGMLVQLMIICYSGQKLIDESQNVFYQAYAVKWYKFSPRLKSLLIITLYRSIVPSGLTAGNMVPLSMATYATVVRAALSYFTTFLSFKE, from the exons ATGCTGGCGCATATCCAGCGAGAGCACagtatcaataaaatatttttgtcgtgCTTAGGTCTCTGGCCGTTTCAAAGTAAACTCGCGAGAAGTCTGATACCGATTTGCTATCTCGCGATTGAAATAAGTTACTACCCGCTCGAG GTATTGATGATATATGATCATTGGAAGGATACCCGATTGCTCTTCGACTGCGGTTCTCAACTTGTTTTGTTAACTACCTTTGTCGCAAAACTGTTGAACGAGTTGTTGAATCACGATAAG ATTCAAAGTTTATACGAGACTATGGACAACCAttggaatatatttaaaagtgaATCGGAACttcaaattcttaaaaattattccaccATATCAcgaaaatttacaatattttacgcGT TGATGATGTACTCTATGGTAacagtatttatattaatcccATTAACACCGGTTTTCCTCGACATTATATGGCCTCTTAATGAATCACGTCCACGACTCTTCGCGGTCGCTGTAGAATTGAGGATAGATCAAGAGAAATACTATACACCGGttttttgttacaatatcAGTATAATAGTGTTGGGCGTGATTATCATGGTTGGTGTCGATTCTATTTACGTCGTTTGCACTGCACATGCTTGCGGTTTATTCTCCATCATCag TCAGCAATTCGAAGAGGTACTATCAAAGTTGGATATCACAAAACAAGTTAGCAAATATGAACGTTGCTTGAACGAGAAATTCGAATTGTCAagcgaaaaagaaatgtatcaGCAATATATAATGTGCttgaaaaaatatcagctTGCTTTAGA GTTtgtcaatatattaaattcaatatatcaAGTCATtgcattatttctattattgttGAATGGTATAACTATAAGTCTGGTTGGAATTCGa gTCGTTTACATATTAGATCAATTGAAAGAAGTAGCGAGATttggttttataattattggcaTGTTAGTACAACTCATGATTATTTGTTATTCTGGTCAAAAGCTAATAGACGAAAGTCAGAATGTATTCTATCAAGc GTACGCTGTGAAATGGTATAAATTCTCACCGAGACTGAAGTCGCTGTTAATtataactctttatagaaGTATTGTCCCCTCTGGTTTAACTGCAGGCAACATGGTTCCATTGTCAATGGCGACTTACGCTACG GTGGTACGGGCGGCCTTATCTTACTTTacgacatttttatcattcaaAGAATAG
- the LOC139808572 gene encoding probable allantoinase 1 isoform X2 — translation MRQHDSASISRLKAAAQIINARRFLLQFCYASRGISSNLQNVRNCWRIPITLANVKRYLFYRLVSDYYSISGISFLPQHLRVVVTLHDATWQSLSARQHELRSLIDAGVVGFKCFLCPSGVDEFPHVSVDDVRETLLELLPTKTVLAFHAEYERNEKTNRLTGKPELYDTFLRARPDLMELDAVKLICDWCIKYNFRCHIVHLSSAECLTLVNDTKARGAPLTVETCYHYLTLAAEEIPAGSTEFKCCPPIRGKSNREQLWHGVKSGTIDMIVSDHSPCVPELKTRGNFLTAWGGISSLQFGLPLVWTAARMRSIPLSDVSKLLSRQPAKLCGLEDRKGDLTVGMDADFVIWNPEESIKIEKGDIHHKNKLTPYEGKVLFGKVIATVLRGRFVFKEGKICDKPAGRLLLNANILQTIETR, via the exons ATGCGCCAGCATGACTCGGCATCTATTTCACGCTTGAAAGCTGCGGCACAAATAATAAACGCTCGTCGATTTTTACTACAATTTTGCTACGCAAGTCGAGGCATAAGTTCAAACTTGCAAAATGTCAGAAATTGTTGGCGGATACCAATTACTCTTGCCAATGTAAAAAGATACCTGTTCTATAGGCTAGTCTCGGATTACTATAGCATTTCGGGAATATCTTTCCTACCGCAACATTTACGTGTTGTAGTAACATTGCATGACGCGACGTGGCAAAGTCTATCGGCTCGACAG caCGAGTTGCGATCGTTAATAGACGCAGGTGTAGTCGGTTTTAAGTGCTTCTTGTGCCCGAGCGGAGTCGACGAATTTCCACATGTCTCCGTGGACGACGTGAGGGAAACTCTTTTGGAACTGCTGCCTACGAAGACCGTGCTGGCG TTTCACGCAGAATACGAGCGAAATGAAAAAACGAATCGACTAACCG GCAAACCAGAATTGTACGACACTTTCTTGCGTGCGCGTCCTGATCTCATGGAACTTGATgccgtaaaattaatttgtgattggtgtataaaatataa CTTTCGATGCCACATAGTGCATTTGTCAAGCGCGGAATGTTTGACATTAGTAAATGATACGAAGGCTCGTGGTGCACCTTTAACCGTGGAAACGTGTTATCACTATCTGACACTAGCAGCGGAAGAGATACCGGCAGGTTCCACTGAATTCAAGTGTTGCCCGCCGATCAGGGGAAAGAGTAATCGA GAACAATTGTGGCACGGTGTTAAAAGCGGAACAATAGATATGATCGTTTCGGATCACTCTCCCTGCGTGCCAGAATTGAAAACTCGCGGAAATTTTCTGACTGCTTGGGGTGGAATCTCCTCATTGCAATtcg GATTACCGCTGGTATGGACAGCCGCGAGAATGAGAAGTATACCACTTTCCGATGTCTCGAAGCTATTAAGCCGTCAGCCCGCAAAGTTGTGCGGTCTCGAAGACCGTAAAGGTGATTTAACAGTTGGAATGGACGCGGATTTCGTTATTTGGAATCCAGAGGAATCTATTAAG ATCGAGAAAGGTGACATTCATCACAAGAACAAA CTGACTCCGTACGAAGGAAAGGTCCTATTTGGAAAAGTAATTGCAACCGTCCTTAGGGGACGATTTGTTTTcaaagaaggaaaaatttGCGATAAACCTGCGGGGAGATTATTGTTAAATGCAAATATCTTGCAAACGATAGAAACCCGCTAA
- the LOC139808573 gene encoding 46 kDa FK506-binding nuclear protein-like isoform X1: MLWSLMMQSHKKYSQRVEEPFHVTMASLDITKTVDPVTQVMVVFGGNATRYLLCSLNKKNVWQVPLNLHMEKGTFITLSCNGGGYVHLTGYYKNPKLSDPSAVISKVISAHIHEGLNTIDDTKDYLKQNREKVEYQRIIHGSWLVQKINAEEENQENGRKAKSKRKANSQEDRAAKRTKPSANSNENRSNDDDCDQNIENLGKLIENNNYYFENGDNSDCDENEGDSDYDEDEDESDYDGYSSSFYSGTTYVSTSSGCDSDNDEIKMQSEEDTSQGEEKNEKQKQEKKVTGEEAVEKQKDKKKKKRKQRGINKWVLSSGVRVKRLKPGTGKVAEVGKFVTTYYLACFMHGVEVTKLNHCLDGRGFRFKLGAGYVPHGVDEGIVGMKVGEKRRLLIPPRMMGKGSGGAKPRVPPGSTLVYDVELIKVE, translated from the exons ATGCTTTGGT CATTGATGATGCAATCGCACAAGAAGTACTCGCAGCGGGTGGAAGAGCCGTTCCACGTGACCATGGCGAGTCTGGACATCACGAAGACCG ttGATCCTGTAACACAAGTAATGGTGGTTTTTGGTGGGAATGCAACGAGATATCTGCTTTGCTCTTTAAACAAGAAGAACGTGTGGCAAGTACCGCTCAACTTACACATGGAAAAGGGAACTTTTATAACACTTTCATGCAACGGCGGAGGTTACGTACACTTAACTGGGTATTACAAAAATCCCAAGTTAAGCGATCCGAGCGCGGTGATATCGAAAGTTATATCTGCGCATATACATGAAGGCTTAAATACTATAGACGACACAAAGGACTATTTGAAACAGAACCGTGAGAAAGTGGAATACCAAAGAATAATACACGGATCCTGGCTGGTACAAAAGATAAATGCAGAAGAAGAAAACCaagaaaatggaagaaaagCCAAGtcgaaaagaaaagcaaattCTCAGGAAGACCGGGCAGCAAAGCGCACGAAACCGTCGGCTAACTCCAATGAGAATCGCAGTAATGATGATGATTGTGATCagaatatagaaaatttagGAAAACTTAttgagaataataattattactttgaaAATGGGGACAACTCCGATTGCGATGAGAACGAGGGCGACTCAGATTACGATGAGGATGAGGACGAGTCTGATTACGATGGTTATTCCAGTAGCTTTTACAGTGGTACTACTTATGTGTCAACATCATCAGGCTGTGATAGTGATAATGATGAAATCAAGATGCAAAGTGAAGAGGACACATCTCAAggggaagaaaaaaatgaaaaacagaAGCAAGAGAAGAAAGTAACCGGAGAAGAAGCTGTCGAGAAACAGAAagataagaagaaaaagaaacggaaGCAGCGAGGAATTAATAAATGGGTTTTGTCCAGTGGTGTACGAGTGAAACGGCTAAAACCTGGCACCGGCAAAGTCGCGGAAGTGGGCAAATTTGTCACAACTTATTATTTGGCTTGTTTCATGCATGGGGTTGAAGTAACAAAGCTCAATCATTGCTTAGATGGACGTGGCTTCAGATTTAAACTCGGTGCGGGTTATGTGCCCCACGGTGTGGATGAAGGAATAGTTGGAATGAAAGTTGGCGAAAAACGTCGTCTTCTAATACCACCGAGAATGATGGG aaaggGATCTGGTGGCGCTAAACCACGTGTCCCTCCTGGTTCCACACTTGTATATGACGTCGAACTTATAAAAGTcgagtaa
- the Dre4 gene encoding FACT complex subunit spt16 — MANVSLDKDMFFRRMKRLYAAWKDGEVGTDDSFSKMDCLLSAVGTDEDIVYSKSIALQTWLLSYELTDTIMLLAEDSINFLASKKKIEFLKKVENQNSEDTGVPSVKLFVRDRTDEDKANFGKLIEVMKQSKKGKTLGVFSKENYPGAFMDAWRAALKNESFDTVDVSAAAAYVMCPKEDSEIITIKKACLISVDVFTKYLKDQIMEIIDSDKKVKHSKLAEGVDTAITNKKYVTGVDITQVDMCYPAIIQSGGNYSLKFSAVSDKNTTLHFGVIVCSLGARYKSYCSNIVRTLLVNPTKAIEENYNFLLQLEEEILKKLVAGTKISEVYEAGIKFVKDEKPEMLNHLTKNFGFAMGIEFKESSLLLGPKIHAVAKKGMVFNVNVGLANLANLDATDKEGKSYALFIGDTVIVNEGQPATNLTPSKKKVKNIGIYVKDEEDEEEEGSGKENEPKPEILGRGKRSAVIESKLRTEHSSEEKRKQHQKELAQQLNEIAKARLAQQSGGKEQEKIRKSTVSYKSLSHMPRETEVKELKLYVDKKYETVILPIAGIPVPFHISTIKNISQSVEGDYTYLRINFFHPGATMGRNEGGSYPQPDATFVKEVTYRSTNTKEPGEISAPSSNLNTAFRLIKEVQKKFKNREAEEREKEDLVKQDTLILSQNKGNPKLKDLYIRPNIVTKRMTGGLEAHTNGFRYTSVRGDKVDILYNNIKNAFFQPCDGEMIILLHFHLKHAIMFGKKKHVDVQFYTEVGEITTDLGKHQHMHDRDDLAAEQSERELRHKLKTAFRSFCEKVESVTKQEIEFDTPFRDLGFPGAPYRSTVLLQPTSGCLVNLTEWPPFVITLEDVELVHFERVQFHLKNFDMIFVFKDYHRKVAMVNAIPMNMLDHVKEWLNSCDIRYSEGVQSLNWTKIMKTITDDPEGFFDSGGWTFLDPESDAENEEVEDEEEEEDDAYEPSDFESEEESDDDSEYSEASEDDDSEEELDSSEESGKDWSDLEREAAEEDKEGDIRYHDDYSSGKKKKANRRQTPSPSKDRHNSKHKGSSNSKSKSSSNSKDKRSPDKHRTDRSRSGGSHKKGSPSKSSKHSPKKSDKHDKNKSHSSSSGKKRPRERSSERSDRSKRAKK, encoded by the exons ATGGCAAACGTGTCCCTCGACAAGGACATGTTTTTCCGGCGCATGAAGCGCCTGTACGCCGCGTGGAAG GACGGCGAGGTCGGCACCGACGACAGTTTCAGTAAAATGGATTGTCTCCTTTCCGCCGTCGGCACTGACGAGGATATCGTTTACAGCAAGTCCATAGCGTTacag ACATGGCTGCTTAGTTACGAACTTACGGATACTATAATGTTATTGGCAGAGGATTCCATCAACTTCTTGGCCAGtaagaagaaaattgaatttctgAAAAAGGTGGAAAATCAGAATTCCGAAGATACAGGAGTACCATCTGTGAAATTATTTGTGAGAGATCGG ACTGACGAGGACAAGGCAAATTTTGGAAAACTCATCGAAGTGATGAAGCAAAGTAAAAAAGGCAAAACTTTGGGAGTGTTTTCGAAAGAAAATTACCCAGGTGCTTTCATGGATGCATGGAGAGCCGCTTTAAAGAACGAATCTTTTGATACG GTTGACGTTAGTGCTGCAGCTGCTTATGTCATGTGTCCAAAAGAAGACAGTGAGATAATTACCATAAAGAAAGCTTGTCTGATATCAGTGGACGTTTTCACCAAGTATCTTAAAGATCAGATAATGGAGATCATAGACTCGGATAAG aaAGTTAAACACTCAAAACTGGCAGAAGGTGTAGATACAGCTATCACAAATAAGAAGTATGTAACTGGAGTAGATATTACGCAGGTAGATATGTGTTACCCTGCAATTATACAAAGCGGTGGAAATTATTCGCTTAAATTTAGCGCTGTTAGTGACAAAAATACTACTCTTCACTTTGGTGTTATTGTTTGTTCATTGGGAGCACGTTACAAATCCTACTGTTCTAACATTGTGAGAACTCTGTTGGTTAACCCCACAAAAGCAATTGAG gaaaattataattttttgttacaattgGAAGAAGAGATCTTGAAAAAGTTAGTTGCGGGAACAAAAATAAGTGAGGTATACGAGGCtggtattaaatttgtaaaagatgAGAAACCAGAAATGCTGAATCATTTGACCAAAAATTTTGGATTTGCTATGGGCATTGAATTTAAGGAAAGTTCTTTGCTGTTGGGCCCGAAAATTCATGCGGTAGCTAAGAAGGGCATGgtatttaatgttaatgtcGGTCTTGCAAATCTTGCTAATCTAGACGCAACGGATAAGGAAGGAAAATCATACGCCCTTTTCATAGGCGATACAGTTATAGTGAACGAGGGACAACCCGCTACTAATTTAACACCATCAAAGAAGAAGGTGAAAAATATAGGCATATATGTGAAAGATGAGGAAGATGAAGAAGAGGAGGGAAGCGGAAAAGAAAATGAGCCAAAGCCAGAGATCTTGGGACGTGGAAAAAGATCGGCCGTAATAGAATCTAAATTGAGAACAGAGCATAGTtcagaagagaagagaaagcaACATCAGAAAGAGTTAGCACAACAATTGAATGAAATTGCTAAGGCTCGATTGGCCCAGCAGTCCGGTGGTAAAGAACAGGAGAAGATACGTAAATCAACAGTATCGTACAAAAGTTTGAGTCATATGCCACGCGAAACGGAAGTCAAGGAGTTGAAGTTATATGTGGATAAGAAATATGAAACTGTAATCTTACCCATTGCTGGTATTCCAGTACCTTTCCACATATCAACAATTAAGAACATTTCACAGTCAGTAGAAGGAGATTATACGTACCTTAGAATAAACTTCTTTCATCCTGGCGCAACCATGGGACGAAACGAAGGTGGATCTTACCCTCAGCCTGATGCAACATTTGTTAAGGAGGTAACATATCGAAGCACAAATACCAAAGAGCCCGGCGAGATCTCCGCACCGTCGTCAAACCTAAATACAGCCTTTAGGCTAATTAAAGAAGTCCAGAAGAAGTTCAAAAATCGAGAGgcggaagaaagagaaaaggaggatCTTGTGAAGCAAGATACCTTAATATTATCACAGAATAAAGGCAATCCAAAGTTAAAGGACTTATATATTCGGCCgaatattgttacaaaaagaATGACGGGTGGTTTAGAAGCGCACACGAACGGATTCCGCTATACTTCAGTTCGCGGCGATAAAGTGGACattctttataataacattaagaACGCTTTCTTCCAGCCATGCGATGGTGAAATGATTATACTACTTCATTTCCATTTAAAG CATGCTATTATGTTTGGTAAAAAGAAACATGTAGACGTGCAGTTCTATACCGAAGTTGGAGAAATTACTACAGATTTAGGTAAACATCAACATATGCATGATCGCGACGATCTCGCAGCTGAACAGTCGGAACGAGAACTGagacataaattaaaaaccgCTTTTAGAAGCTTTTGTGAAAAG GTTGAAAGCGTGACAAAGCAAGAGATAGAATTTGATACACCGTTTCGAGACTTGGGATTTCCTGGTGCACCATACAGGAGTACTGTCTTACTTCAACCAACTAGTGGATGTTTGGTTAATCTCACAGAATGG CCTCCATTTGTCATTACCTTGGAAGATGTTGAATTGGTTCATTTTGAAAGAGTACAATTTCACTTAAAGAACTTTGACATGATTTTCGTTTTCAAAGATTATCATAGAAAGGTAGCGATGGTAAACGCCATTCCTATGAACATGTTGGATCATGTCAAGGAATGGTTAAA TTCGTGTGACATTCGATATTCGGAAGGTGTCCAGTCTTTGAATTGGACAAAGATCATGAAGACTATAACAGATGATCCTGAAGGATTCTTTGATAGCGGAGGATGGACATTCTTGGATCCAGAAAGTGATGCTGAAAATGAAGAAGTTGAAgatgaagaagaggaagaagatgaTGCATACGAG ccATCCGATTTTGAGAGCGAAGAAGAATCTGATGATGATTCTGAATATTCCGAAGCTTCTGAAGATGATGATAGTGAAG AAGAGTTAGACAGTTCTGAAGAATCGGGTAAAGATTGGTCGGATTTGGAAAGAGAAGCGGCCGAAGAGGACAAAGAAGGGGATATTCGTTATCATGACGATTATAGTTCTggcaaaaagaagaaagcgaACCGAAGACAAACTCCATCTCCTTCAAAAGATAG ACATAACTCTAAGCACAAGGGTTCCTCGAACTCAAAGAGTAAAAGTTCATCCAACAGTAAGGATAAACGATCACCGGACAAACACAG AACGGATCGATCACGGAGTGGGGGCTCGCACAAGAAAGGGTCTCCTTCCAAATCATCCAAACACAG TCCCAAAAAGAGTGATAAACACGATAAAAATAAGTCGCATTCTTCGTCCAGCGGCAAGAAACGTCCTCGTGAACGGAGCTCGGAAAGAAGCGACCGATCTAAGAGAGCTAA GAAGTAA
- the LOC139808575 gene encoding uncharacterized protein isoform X2 has translation MLAHIQREHSINKIFLSCLGLWPFQSKLARSLIPICYLAIEISYYPLEVLMIYDHWKDTRLLFDCGSQLVLLTTFVAKLLNELLNHDKIQSLYETMDNHWNIFKSESELQILKNYSTISRKFTIFYALMMYSMVTVFILIPLTPVFLDIIWPLNESRPRLFAVAVELRIDQEKYYTPVFCYNISIIVLGVIIMVGVDSIYVVCTAHACGLFSIISQQFEEVLSKLDITKQVSKYERCLNEKFELSSEKEMYQQYIMCLKKYQLALEFVNILNSIYQVIALFLLLLNGITISLVGIRVVYILDQLKEVARFGFIIIGMYAVKWYKFSPRLKSLLIITLYRSIVPSGLTAGNMVPLSMATYATVVRAALSYFTTFLSFKE, from the exons ATGCTGGCGCATATCCAGCGAGAGCACagtatcaataaaatatttttgtcgtgCTTAGGTCTCTGGCCGTTTCAAAGTAAACTCGCGAGAAGTCTGATACCGATTTGCTATCTCGCGATTGAAATAAGTTACTACCCGCTCGAG GTATTGATGATATATGATCATTGGAAGGATACCCGATTGCTCTTCGACTGCGGTTCTCAACTTGTTTTGTTAACTACCTTTGTCGCAAAACTGTTGAACGAGTTGTTGAATCACGATAAG ATTCAAAGTTTATACGAGACTATGGACAACCAttggaatatatttaaaagtgaATCGGAACttcaaattcttaaaaattattccaccATATCAcgaaaatttacaatattttacgcGT TGATGATGTACTCTATGGTAacagtatttatattaatcccATTAACACCGGTTTTCCTCGACATTATATGGCCTCTTAATGAATCACGTCCACGACTCTTCGCGGTCGCTGTAGAATTGAGGATAGATCAAGAGAAATACTATACACCGGttttttgttacaatatcAGTATAATAGTGTTGGGCGTGATTATCATGGTTGGTGTCGATTCTATTTACGTCGTTTGCACTGCACATGCTTGCGGTTTATTCTCCATCATCag TCAGCAATTCGAAGAGGTACTATCAAAGTTGGATATCACAAAACAAGTTAGCAAATATGAACGTTGCTTGAACGAGAAATTCGAATTGTCAagcgaaaaagaaatgtatcaGCAATATATAATGTGCttgaaaaaatatcagctTGCTTTAGA GTTtgtcaatatattaaattcaatatatcaAGTCATtgcattatttctattattgttGAATGGTATAACTATAAGTCTGGTTGGAATTCGa gTCGTTTACATATTAGATCAATTGAAAGAAGTAGCGAGATttggttttataattattggcaT GTACGCTGTGAAATGGTATAAATTCTCACCGAGACTGAAGTCGCTGTTAATtataactctttatagaaGTATTGTCCCCTCTGGTTTAACTGCAGGCAACATGGTTCCATTGTCAATGGCGACTTACGCTACG GTGGTACGGGCGGCCTTATCTTACTTTacgacatttttatcattcaaAGAATAG